The nucleotide sequence GTTGGAGTTTGCGTTCAtgcatctcctctctcctccagtgTCATCaatgcctcctcctcctccgtctctGTCGCGGCTGtcggaggaggagctgagggagCTGGAGGCAGAAGGCCGACGTGGCCTCGAGGCCAGGCTCCAGTGTCTCCAGAACATCCACACCCTGCTGGACGCCGCCATGCTCAACATCCACCACTACCTCAGCACCGTCGCCACACTCACGTAACTGAGCCTTCTCTAGTTGAAGTTGCATGTTCTCTAACTTTTGAGAAATAAAGCTTGAACTGGTCATTAAATGCAGCTAGCCTACTCATGCTATTGGAGTATTTCCTAATTATTAAGAAATCCAAAAGTTTTGACTTCAGTTATTTTAAGAAATAAGGGAATGCTTAATTGTCCTGTGTTCTCCACAGTCCTCCTCGGGCTGAGGGCAGCGCTGGAGAAGCCAGTGGGACAAACAACGCTGCTTCATCTCCTGCAGCTGGCAGTAGCGTGGACAGTCCCAGCCAGGAGAAGGACTCTCCCAGCTGTAAGTAAACTGGCAGTTCACATCAACTATGTACTACGAAGACAACAAAGACGATGAAATCAAAAACCTTGGACCCTGATTCGATATTTTTGTCCGTTTCCAGCTGAGCAGGTGGACGGAGCAGTGTCCTCTCAGCCAGCCGACTCTACTTCTACTGCCTCGGACACggaaagcaaagaaaagatGGACGAAGGCGCGTTGTTGGTGGGGGATGAGGACGGGGAGCCCAACGCCGCTGAGCTGAGGCGCCGCCGCCTTCGCAAGCTAGAGACCGCAACATCATCATCGTCACCCCCTCCAGACAACTGATCCGAGTGTTCTGACTCAGACATATTGCTCTGGACCAACAGGAACTCTGAGCTGATTGATCGCTGCTTTGGTTCCTCATTGCCCCTCTTCCTCGTGGCTCTCGCCTTCCACAGGCTCAGGTTTCTAACTGTGCCGAGTTGGACTCAGGCTACCGGGAGACGCAATGATCTACCGCTTATCTGGACTGTTTCTGTGTCAGAAAGCAATAGCAcgactttttgttttcttttgtttttcaccacCTCCCACCCCCCAGAATGAGTACTCCAGGTGTTTGTAAGTTTAATCAGGTGGAAGAGGAATTTCAAATCCAGTCATTTGGTCAATGTGAGAGAGTTTGGATTTGTGTTTGGTAGTTTTATTGTCGGTGAGGTCTTTGCCTGCACTtagattttttgtttaattcagCTTTCTTCAGTATGAAGGTGGTCCCATTCACCACATCAACATGTTACACAGCACCTGAATCAGGGTCAGATCCAGTGAATTCAAATCAAGGGAAGTTGATCACCTGCTTtggctttctttttctttaacattCGTCACTCTACTGTTGCCACTGCAGACGTTGTAACATACTGATTTATCTGaatgtgtacatactgtataaagagTTTTAATAGGATGATCTGTACATAATGCAGAATAAACTGTTCGACTGAACTGGCAGTGGCACAACGTGTATATTGATTTGTATGTTCACTAGCCCATGCCATAGAGGGGTCGGGACgggtgtttatttatttattttttttactgttccCTATTTTTTCCTACTGAAATActggatatttttatttaagtttttattattattttaaaaatctgtagCACTTTCTTCACAGGCCCCATAGTTTCTTATACTTTTTTAGGATTCTTAGGAAGATTCCTGGAAAGGACAATACGACATATTTTAGGGACTATGGGTACAGTGTTCAGTTGGTTCACTTTCAGTTAATTAACTCCAATCAGTTAACTGCAACATGAGTCGTCTAATCAGTGCACAACAGGGTAGCTGAAAAACTACATGTTAAACTGCTAAATTTGTTTACAGGCAAGAATAAAATTCAAGttatattaaatttatttaattattgtcCACACTGATGCCTTAACCTGTGATGAGAGATCGCAAGTAgacactgatttgttttaaggggtcacaagccaaaaaggttgttTGCACTGcctaaaaatgtaatgtgttttggtactaattatagggaaaatagGAACTTACTTGAAAGAAAAGCTCTCTTTAAACCAAGtaaattttcattcatttattaatggaAACTTGATTCGCCATATATGTTGAATTATGTTTCTTTTATACGTttctcaaaaatatttttttatgttcagctgacctgtgTGTACCAATCAAATTATTTTCCacataattagtaccaaatgaCGTCGCTCTTTCTGGAGAAACTATCTTGGAAATTATGCAAAAATCATCAACCTGTAAAATAACCAGTCACGCAAATGaaagttttgggttttttttatttgtacttaagtatcaTTCAACAATAAGATAAAAGTTGACCTGATATTCACCAATggataaagcatttaaaaatctaaaacagGGGGCACTGACTAAGTATACATAGTTCGTAGtgaatgggctaaaacatgttaaacatgCAGCGCCTTTTCCCCCACAGTTTTCTGCTTAGCAACAGGTCGAACAAGcttattttgaagttttttgtatttgtttgtagtTTACACAGTAAATATCAGTCATGTGCTAAAATCGAAGCCACGGGTGATTGAGTGGCTATGAGGAAGCCTCATTCCAGAAAAGACAAAGGAGCgtaacatttgattttttttttttttagctacaATTAAAAGGTAGAATCATAGATTATAAAATAAGTTAAACTTCACTTATATTTTACAGGAAGGGAATAAGAATCAAAATAAACTTTGAACATTTCAAATTATGAAAACTTGTTACAAATGTGACATGCAAACCAAAAGAAGAGCAGACAATGGCCCTGGAGGAAACAACAATTGAGCGATGTGAATGCCCGCAGCAGTGTTTAGGTCTGATATTAGAAAGGTGTCAAAAGACATTACTGGTCTTGAAGAAACAGCACATCATTTTAATCAATTTCCAATACACGTGAAACAGTGTAAGAGAAAAGTTAACCTTCACAAAACTGCTAATTAGTATCGTCAGTGGTTGTTACAAAGGGTTATCACATTCAGCGAGCTTATGAACTACATTGCATTAGATGTATTAATTTAATAAGGAATGCTAACGAAGCTAAATGTGCAATTTTTAGGAATTGTGAGCTAGTTCGCCTTGTTTTATCCTCAGTAGGACAATGACTTgtttaaaacaagctaacaaatCTTGACTAAATCTCAGCCTTTAAAAGGAGATCACTGAGCACAATGTGTGGTTCTTCACATCTGTCAGGGCTTTTCCCACCAAGTTTGTTCCCTTTGAGCTAAGAAAGCTTTAATATATTCTCTGTTCAAAAAAAATACAAGGTGCATAGTTACTGTTTGGTGATGAGATCCTGAGGTTTTCAGTGCAAAAACAGCCCCCTCGGTCACTACTGGCTGGTAGTGGTGTGTGGTTTGTCCTTGAGATGAATGTCATCGAGGACACCACGACCCTGACAGTGGTGAGGAGTCAGGGTCAGGACTGGGGGGTGGAGTAGAACGAGTGGTGCTGGTGGCTCTGGTCTGGAGGATTGCTGGCGAACAGGAGAGGAGCGGTCTCTGAGCCGTACCAGCTGAAACAGCGAGAAGACGAGGAACAGATGACAGCTGTTCCTACTGTGCAGTGTTTGAGGTTTCTGATGTGGTTTCGGTTGGAAACTCTCTCACAACAACatcagaatgcaatgcagccaaATCTACTCTGTCACTGGAGAACAGTGTACCAAGAAATACTTTGGTTATTAATCTGTTCTatcttctttctattttctcgATTGATCTATAACATATAACACACCGAGTCATATGTAAAatgtccaacagtccaaaacccaaagatattcaatttacctTGATATCAAATTTGAGCTGagacaattaatcgattagtcagcCAACaggaaaataatctgcaacaatttggATAGTCAATTCAGATATTTAATaagcaaaaattacaaaaattatctggttccagcttttcaaatgtgaacatgtgctgcttttcttagttTTCTATCATAGTAAAGGGAATGCCTTTGAGTTTTTGACTTGATTTCAGCTCcaagaaattgtgatggccatttttcacaatttcttgacattttatcaaccaaacaattaatcgattaattgtgaaaataatctgcaggtTAATCGACAACTGAAATCATTGTTATCTGCAGccctatataaaataaaaagccttCAATGATTAACTgaatatctatatataataaGGTTGATGAATAactttctgttgattgactaattgattaattgactaagcGTTTCAGCTCTACCTGTGAGTCTAACATGGTTTTAATGACAGTACCTTGAGTGTGGATGTGAACTGCGTGCCCATGGGACAGGTGAGTCCTCATCGCTGCCCTGAGGGTCATCAAAGAAATATGGACGAGGTAGGACCCTGTTGTTGATGGCCATGCTGCTGCTCTGAGaatcagagaagagaaaaaaaaaagaaaaaaaacacaggttgAAATGACTCCCACTGCTTCAGCAATGAACATCCAGTGTCATGTTTCATTTCTCAATTTCTTCGTTTAGTTGACATTTAGTCCAGTTTCTGTCAGATGCACTAACTACCTCTTGAGCAGGCCGGCGAACTCTGAAGATGAGGATGAGCAGACTGGTTGGGAGCAGCTCCCATATGAAGAGGATGGTGCCAAAGGCCAGGTAGCCCGTGTCGCCCAGTTCACTACGCAAGTCAGCCTACCAACAAACACACGCAGGGTTATCTAGTAGTGTGTTGGAATTTTTACTGGCCATGGCTATCAACCTCATCGTGATGTTCTGAGAAATATACATACTGACAACCACTACTGCCAACTTGAAGCAGGCTGAACAGTGTGCTTCCACTCAAACATCAGATGATTACCTGGTCGGAGACGTTGTACCAGTCAAAGTTAAATGACTCCACCCGGTGGTTCTgagacagaatgaggactgtcaGGTTGTAGCAGGCTCGACTGGCAAACAACAAGATCACTGCTGCTCCCAGTGCTGCTGTGCGGCACACTGTGGTCCCCTGGTCAGGGAACAAAAAAGGCACTGTTAGCGTGGAGTACCATCAGAATTACAGGGCAGGGTAAGAAGTGGTTTGtgtttaaaggggtactccagggATTTGTATTGCACTtacataaagttgggggactcccAGGAGTCACGTTAATAAAAGAATGGTCACAATAGATGCAGCGGacgccgagatatcctgacttttggTCGCTAATATGAGACAAAAAATGCTTGATCCTAtgattcccataatgcaactcaatattACCTTTCATTAGACCCATTAGGCCCACGTCTTTCAAAATCCACACTTCCAGTTTGTAAGGCAGTCCTGTTATAAATCTGTAGTCTCCAAGCCAAGATGAGATAACCCCGATGATGTCAGACCTGACAAAGCGCCTTTAGAGCCACAGacgacattatacaactgttttcacagtagGACGAATCATGAGGAGTAAACTaatcttgatgtgtaaaatcggtggagtgcccctttaacttattgatgattattttcatattttactcaaaataaaataattgctgCCTCGGGTCATTTGCACGTCACTTTCGGGACTGATGCTTAGCACACCTTGCTGATCAGGTAGGGGCTGGTGGAGCGTGAGTGTCTGGTCAGGAGCAACAGCAAGGCGGCCAGCAACACCGCATCCAGGATGAAGAGCAAGTCGTTGACTAGAACTCGAACGAGGACCAGACTCCAGGTCCGCTCCCCTGACCCACCGCCGGCACCTCTGTCCCCGAGAGCTGCGCAAACCACGTTGACGAACAGGAAGATGGCGCTCAATGCAGCGTACATGCACCGTGCCAGACACCTGAAGAAGACATGGAGGCCAGAGTGACGAATGGATTAGTAGCCATATGGTGTTGCTGAGGCTTAAACAAGATAATCAGGGTTCAGAACTGTAGACTTTACTGTAGAGTGAAACTTACAGTCCTCTGTCCACTTCTGAGCTATAAGTCTCTCTCACTTTGAGTAACACCTGTGGTACAAGAGAGAAATAAGCAACAGAGTAAACAGAAAAATCAGTCATCAAGAATGAAACTGACAGCAAAAGAAATGTTTATCTTGTTTTCATCTCTCTAAAGCTTTTACTAACTGTAATAGCTGTTTGGCAGACAGCTACTGAAAGGAACTGCCCTGCTCAAACATTATGTAAATACCTTGATATACCTTGACTTTTACAATCTTTTTGTCAATCTTTATCAGTATTTCCCTCCACATTAAAGCTGGTTTG is from Siniperca chuatsi isolate FFG_IHB_CAS linkage group LG8, ASM2008510v1, whole genome shotgun sequence and encodes:
- the gpr137 gene encoding integral membrane protein GPR137, with amino-acid sequence MEAPVTAAPPPNSSTLPTPVPLRPAVAPSVQLGFTVLYTTLYAGLFLVVYVQLWLLYLYRHKRWSYQSVFLFLCLLWAALRTTLFSFYFRNALEANHLPVAVYWLLYCFPVCLQFFTLSLINLYFTQVLLKVRETYSSEVDRGLCLARCMYAALSAIFLFVNVVCAALGDRGAGGGSGERTWSLVLVRVLVNDLLFILDAVLLAALLLLLTRHSRSTSPYLISKGTTVCRTAALGAAVILLFASRACYNLTVLILSQNHRVESFNFDWYNVSDQADLRSELGDTGYLAFGTILFIWELLPTSLLILIFRVRRPAQESSSMAINNRVLPRPYFFDDPQGSDEDSPVPWARSSHPHSSWYGSETAPLLFASNPPDQSHQHHSFYSTPQS